Proteins found in one Oncorhynchus mykiss isolate Arlee chromosome 3, USDA_OmykA_1.1, whole genome shotgun sequence genomic segment:
- the proser3 gene encoding proline and serine-rich protein 3 isoform X1 yields the protein MKASGAALFTRKNPFPPDPPLGKTHYNPSRTKKLPKQQRKNTLSPVHLAQLSSPLLQTHSLSPEDQCFLGAANHFVLCSPPATEAQPSFLESWPSTDLGSSPANTDASPNTDTLTRDPTSGKSLVSTGGGEQEDSVLAKYIERFRHGRPQSREVRQQMSAMVGEGQQPFWWLSSSPLPSSSTPTQTTDIGLSLRKDSATTLSPVGQFRHGTTLSPCRGLLDLSAMVSSSSSCSCSVLGLSDSSHGDLGDSEILHLQEKASRLLHRSEHSLSSGSIPISSEGLGCSNFSSPVSIDEPVRRPIVTSLIDSTTVVGNLSSADLYAGTVSKPSVVGPPDPRTRPEEDILFQWRLRRKMEQASQWVQSNPQQGYTLHQHSVSCQAHKVQRNPLPAYSSHRVAPSLPITSPTVSKLHPDAPVRPHMHLLCDILSCTAQPHSPPPSHQRSPKRSEVSGADRTVRQPKAQFSSTDTSTEEPTSKHESSPPPPALSVTTEEEWAVQQRRTERTKKETLQKERSEKRTGPSCRKKKLARCHVGDRDHAERPSYADWSVSQHHTRGKDRVIPWREEPSRDWGQQERGPGVVREGCPGDRAPPPSPIHSALGQVVSEVLFLTTDSPDPPRTPVSSDSPRYVPPQSPAPPPSAQHPREVVAQLLQEAEDSDEQEFKDDPLLKVLRQQRKWVKEQIGEVDSLLDEFQEE from the exons ATGAAAGCCAG TGGTGCTGCTCTGTTCACAAGGAAGAATCCCTTCCCGCCAGACCCACCTCTGGGAAAAACCCATTACAACCCTTCACGCACCAAGAAGCTTCCAAAGCAACAGAGAAAAAAC ACCCTGAGCCCTGTTCACCTTGCCCAGCTGTCCAGCCCTCTTCTCCAGACACACTCACTGAGCCCAGAGGACCAGTGCTTCCTTGGGGCAGCCAACCACtttgtcctctgttctcctcctgcCACAGAGGCCCAGCCTAGTTTCTTAGAGTCCTGGCCCTCCACTGACCTTGGGTCCTCCCCGGCCAACACTGACGCCTCCCcgaacacagacacactgacacggGACCCAACATCGGGAAAGTCCCTGGTCTCCACTGGGGGAGGAGAGCAGGAAGATTCAGTGTTGGCAAA GTACATTGAACGCTTTCGTCACGGAAGGCCACAGAGTCGAGAGGTGCGTCAGCAGATGTCGGCAATGGTGGGAGAGGGCCAGCAGCCTTTCTGGtggctgtcctcctcccctctaccctccagTTCTACACCCACTCAAACCACTGACATAG GCCTTTCCCTTAGAAAAGACTCAGCCACCACCCTCAGTCCAGTTGGGCAGTTTCGGCATGGCACCACCCTCTCCCCATGCAGGGGACTCCTTGATCTTAGTGCCATGGTGAGTTCATCATCGTCGTGTTCATGCTCCGTTTTG GGCCTGTCAGACTCCTCTCACGGTGACCTTGGAGACTCCGAGATACTGCATCTGCAGGAGAAGGCCAGTAGACTGCTTCACAGAAG TGAGCACTCACTCAGTAGTGGATCTATTCCCATCAGCTCTGAGGGCCTGGGCTGCTCCAATTTTTCCTCCCCTGTGAGCATAGATGAGCCAGTCCGAAGGCCTATAGTTACCAGTCTTATCGACTCAACCACTG TTGTGGGGAACCTAAGCTCAGCAGACCTCTATGCTGGAACCGTGTCCAAACCGTCTGTGGTTGGTCCCCCGGACCCCCGCACACGCCCAGAGGAGGACATCCTGTTTCAGTGGCGTCTGAGGAGAAAGATGGAGCAGGCCAGTCAGTGGGTTCAGTCAAACCCACAGCAGGGTTACACCCTTCATCAGCACTCTGTGAGCTGTCAGGCTCACAAG GTACAGCGGAATCCTCTCCCTGCCTATTCCTCTCATAGAgttgccccctccctccccatcaccAGCCCCACCGTCTCTAAGTTGCATCCGGATGCCCCTGTCCGTCCCCACATGCACCTCCTCTGTGACATCCTTTCTTGTACCGCTCAGCCCCACTCCCCTCCACCCAGCCACCAGAGGAGCCCAAAGAGGAGTGAGGTCTCTGGGGCCGACCGGACCGTCAGGCAGCCCAAAGCCCAGTTCAGCTCCACAGACACCTCCACTGAGGAGCCCACTAGTAAACATGAGTCCTCTCCACCACCGCCCGCCTTGTCTGTGACCACAGAGGAAGAGTGGGCAGTTCAACAGAGGAGAACCGAGAGGACAAAAAAGGAGACACTACAGAAGGAGAGGAGTGAGAAGCGGACAGGGCCGTCCTGCAGAAAGAAGAAATTAGCCAG GTGTCACGTTGGTGACAGGGACCATGCTGAGAGGCCCAGCTATGCAGATTGGAGTGTGAGCCAACACCACACCAGAGGTAAAGACCGGGTCATCCCATGGAGGGAGGAGCCCAGCAGAGACTGGGGGCAACAGGAAAGGGGGCCGGGGGTAGTGAGAGAGGGCTGCCCTGGAGATCGTGCTCCACCACCCTCTCCCATACACAGCGCCCTGGGACAG GTAGTTTCAGAGGTACTTTTCCTGACCACGGACTCCCCGGACCCGCCCAGAACTCCTGTGTCCTCTGACTCTCCCAGATATGTGCCGCCGCAGTCCCCTGCCCCGCCTCCCAGTGCACAGCATCCACGGGAGGTTGTAGCTCAGCtgcttcaggaggctgaag ATTCAGACGAGCAGGAGTTTAAAGATGACCCCTTACTGAAGGTCTTAAGGCAGCAGAGGAAGTGGGTGAAGGAGCAAATCGG CGAGGTGGACTCGCTGTTGGATGAATTCCAGGAAGAGTGA
- the proser3 gene encoding proline and serine-rich protein 3 isoform X4: MKASGAALFTRKNPFPPDPPLGKTHYNPSRTKKLPKQQRKNTLSPVHLAQLSSPLLQTHSLSPEDQCFLGAANHFVLCSPPATEAQPSFLESWPSTDLGSSPANTDASPNTDTLTRDPTSGKSLVSTGGGEQEDSVLAKYIERFRHGRPQSREVRQQMSAMVGEGQQPFWWLSSSPLPSSSTPTQTTDIGLSLRKDSATTLSPVGQFRHGTTLSPCRGLLDLSAMVSSSSSCSCSVLGLSDSSHGDLGDSEILHLQEKASRLLHRSEHSLSSGSIPISSEGLGCSNFSSPVSIDEPVRRPIVTSLIDSTTVVGNLSSADLYAGTVSKPSVVGPPDPRTRPEEDILFQWRLRRKMEQASQWVQSNPQQGYTLHQHSVSCQAHKVQRNPLPAYSSHRVAPSLPITSPTVSKLHPDAPVRPHMHLLCDILSCTAQPHSPPPSHQRSPKRSEVSGADRTVRQPKAQFSSTDTSTEEPTSKHESSPPPPALSVTTEEEWAVQQRRTERTKKETLQKERSEKRTGPSCRKKKLARCHVGDRDHAERPSYADWSVSQHHTRGKDRVIPWREEPSRDWGQQERGPGVVREGCPGDRAPPPSPIHSALGQVVSEVLFLTTDSPDPPRTPVSSDSPRYVPPQSPAPPPSAQHPREVVAQLLQEAEDSDEQEFKDDPLLKVLRQQRKWVKEQIG; encoded by the exons ATGAAAGCCAG TGGTGCTGCTCTGTTCACAAGGAAGAATCCCTTCCCGCCAGACCCACCTCTGGGAAAAACCCATTACAACCCTTCACGCACCAAGAAGCTTCCAAAGCAACAGAGAAAAAAC ACCCTGAGCCCTGTTCACCTTGCCCAGCTGTCCAGCCCTCTTCTCCAGACACACTCACTGAGCCCAGAGGACCAGTGCTTCCTTGGGGCAGCCAACCACtttgtcctctgttctcctcctgcCACAGAGGCCCAGCCTAGTTTCTTAGAGTCCTGGCCCTCCACTGACCTTGGGTCCTCCCCGGCCAACACTGACGCCTCCCcgaacacagacacactgacacggGACCCAACATCGGGAAAGTCCCTGGTCTCCACTGGGGGAGGAGAGCAGGAAGATTCAGTGTTGGCAAA GTACATTGAACGCTTTCGTCACGGAAGGCCACAGAGTCGAGAGGTGCGTCAGCAGATGTCGGCAATGGTGGGAGAGGGCCAGCAGCCTTTCTGGtggctgtcctcctcccctctaccctccagTTCTACACCCACTCAAACCACTGACATAG GCCTTTCCCTTAGAAAAGACTCAGCCACCACCCTCAGTCCAGTTGGGCAGTTTCGGCATGGCACCACCCTCTCCCCATGCAGGGGACTCCTTGATCTTAGTGCCATGGTGAGTTCATCATCGTCGTGTTCATGCTCCGTTTTG GGCCTGTCAGACTCCTCTCACGGTGACCTTGGAGACTCCGAGATACTGCATCTGCAGGAGAAGGCCAGTAGACTGCTTCACAGAAG TGAGCACTCACTCAGTAGTGGATCTATTCCCATCAGCTCTGAGGGCCTGGGCTGCTCCAATTTTTCCTCCCCTGTGAGCATAGATGAGCCAGTCCGAAGGCCTATAGTTACCAGTCTTATCGACTCAACCACTG TTGTGGGGAACCTAAGCTCAGCAGACCTCTATGCTGGAACCGTGTCCAAACCGTCTGTGGTTGGTCCCCCGGACCCCCGCACACGCCCAGAGGAGGACATCCTGTTTCAGTGGCGTCTGAGGAGAAAGATGGAGCAGGCCAGTCAGTGGGTTCAGTCAAACCCACAGCAGGGTTACACCCTTCATCAGCACTCTGTGAGCTGTCAGGCTCACAAG GTACAGCGGAATCCTCTCCCTGCCTATTCCTCTCATAGAgttgccccctccctccccatcaccAGCCCCACCGTCTCTAAGTTGCATCCGGATGCCCCTGTCCGTCCCCACATGCACCTCCTCTGTGACATCCTTTCTTGTACCGCTCAGCCCCACTCCCCTCCACCCAGCCACCAGAGGAGCCCAAAGAGGAGTGAGGTCTCTGGGGCCGACCGGACCGTCAGGCAGCCCAAAGCCCAGTTCAGCTCCACAGACACCTCCACTGAGGAGCCCACTAGTAAACATGAGTCCTCTCCACCACCGCCCGCCTTGTCTGTGACCACAGAGGAAGAGTGGGCAGTTCAACAGAGGAGAACCGAGAGGACAAAAAAGGAGACACTACAGAAGGAGAGGAGTGAGAAGCGGACAGGGCCGTCCTGCAGAAAGAAGAAATTAGCCAG GTGTCACGTTGGTGACAGGGACCATGCTGAGAGGCCCAGCTATGCAGATTGGAGTGTGAGCCAACACCACACCAGAGGTAAAGACCGGGTCATCCCATGGAGGGAGGAGCCCAGCAGAGACTGGGGGCAACAGGAAAGGGGGCCGGGGGTAGTGAGAGAGGGCTGCCCTGGAGATCGTGCTCCACCACCCTCTCCCATACACAGCGCCCTGGGACAG GTAGTTTCAGAGGTACTTTTCCTGACCACGGACTCCCCGGACCCGCCCAGAACTCCTGTGTCCTCTGACTCTCCCAGATATGTGCCGCCGCAGTCCCCTGCCCCGCCTCCCAGTGCACAGCATCCACGGGAGGTTGTAGCTCAGCtgcttcaggaggctgaag ATTCAGACGAGCAGGAGTTTAAAGATGACCCCTTACTGAAGGTCTTAAGGCAGCAGAGGAAGTGGGTGAAGGAGCAAATCGGGTAA
- the proser3 gene encoding proline and serine-rich protein 3 isoform X5, which produces MKASGAALFTRKNPFPPDPPLGKTHYNPSRTKKLPKQQRKNTLSPVHLAQLSSPLLQTHSLSPEDQCFLGAANHFVLCSPPATEAQPSFLESWPSTDLGSSPANTDASPNTDTLTRDPTSGKSLVSTGGGEQEDSVLAKYIERFRHGRPQSREVRQQMSAMVGEGQQPFWWLSSSPLPSSSTPTQTTDIGLSLRKDSATTLSPVGQFRHGTTLSPCRGLLDLSAMGLSDSSHGDLGDSEILHLQEKASRLLHRSSEGLGCSNFSSPVSIDEPVRRPIVTSLIDSTTVVGNLSSADLYAGTVSKPSVVGPPDPRTRPEEDILFQWRLRRKMEQASQWVQSNPQQGYTLHQHSVSCQAHKVQRNPLPAYSSHRVAPSLPITSPTVSKLHPDAPVRPHMHLLCDILSCTAQPHSPPPSHQRSPKRSEVSGADRTVRQPKAQFSSTDTSTEEPTSKHESSPPPPALSVTTEEEWAVQQRRTERTKKETLQKERSEKRTGPSCRKKKLARCHVGDRDHAERPSYADWSVSQHHTRGKDRVIPWREEPSRDWGQQERGPGVVREGCPGDRAPPPSPIHSALGQVVSEVLFLTTDSPDPPRTPVSSDSPRYVPPQSPAPPPSAQHPREVVAQLLQEAEDSDEQEFKDDPLLKVLRQQRKWVKEQIGEVDSLLDEFQEE; this is translated from the exons ATGAAAGCCAG TGGTGCTGCTCTGTTCACAAGGAAGAATCCCTTCCCGCCAGACCCACCTCTGGGAAAAACCCATTACAACCCTTCACGCACCAAGAAGCTTCCAAAGCAACAGAGAAAAAAC ACCCTGAGCCCTGTTCACCTTGCCCAGCTGTCCAGCCCTCTTCTCCAGACACACTCACTGAGCCCAGAGGACCAGTGCTTCCTTGGGGCAGCCAACCACtttgtcctctgttctcctcctgcCACAGAGGCCCAGCCTAGTTTCTTAGAGTCCTGGCCCTCCACTGACCTTGGGTCCTCCCCGGCCAACACTGACGCCTCCCcgaacacagacacactgacacggGACCCAACATCGGGAAAGTCCCTGGTCTCCACTGGGGGAGGAGAGCAGGAAGATTCAGTGTTGGCAAA GTACATTGAACGCTTTCGTCACGGAAGGCCACAGAGTCGAGAGGTGCGTCAGCAGATGTCGGCAATGGTGGGAGAGGGCCAGCAGCCTTTCTGGtggctgtcctcctcccctctaccctccagTTCTACACCCACTCAAACCACTGACATAG GCCTTTCCCTTAGAAAAGACTCAGCCACCACCCTCAGTCCAGTTGGGCAGTTTCGGCATGGCACCACCCTCTCCCCATGCAGGGGACTCCTTGATCTTAGTGCCATG GGCCTGTCAGACTCCTCTCACGGTGACCTTGGAGACTCCGAGATACTGCATCTGCAGGAGAAGGCCAGTAGACTGCTTCACAGAAG CTCTGAGGGCCTGGGCTGCTCCAATTTTTCCTCCCCTGTGAGCATAGATGAGCCAGTCCGAAGGCCTATAGTTACCAGTCTTATCGACTCAACCACTG TTGTGGGGAACCTAAGCTCAGCAGACCTCTATGCTGGAACCGTGTCCAAACCGTCTGTGGTTGGTCCCCCGGACCCCCGCACACGCCCAGAGGAGGACATCCTGTTTCAGTGGCGTCTGAGGAGAAAGATGGAGCAGGCCAGTCAGTGGGTTCAGTCAAACCCACAGCAGGGTTACACCCTTCATCAGCACTCTGTGAGCTGTCAGGCTCACAAG GTACAGCGGAATCCTCTCCCTGCCTATTCCTCTCATAGAgttgccccctccctccccatcaccAGCCCCACCGTCTCTAAGTTGCATCCGGATGCCCCTGTCCGTCCCCACATGCACCTCCTCTGTGACATCCTTTCTTGTACCGCTCAGCCCCACTCCCCTCCACCCAGCCACCAGAGGAGCCCAAAGAGGAGTGAGGTCTCTGGGGCCGACCGGACCGTCAGGCAGCCCAAAGCCCAGTTCAGCTCCACAGACACCTCCACTGAGGAGCCCACTAGTAAACATGAGTCCTCTCCACCACCGCCCGCCTTGTCTGTGACCACAGAGGAAGAGTGGGCAGTTCAACAGAGGAGAACCGAGAGGACAAAAAAGGAGACACTACAGAAGGAGAGGAGTGAGAAGCGGACAGGGCCGTCCTGCAGAAAGAAGAAATTAGCCAG GTGTCACGTTGGTGACAGGGACCATGCTGAGAGGCCCAGCTATGCAGATTGGAGTGTGAGCCAACACCACACCAGAGGTAAAGACCGGGTCATCCCATGGAGGGAGGAGCCCAGCAGAGACTGGGGGCAACAGGAAAGGGGGCCGGGGGTAGTGAGAGAGGGCTGCCCTGGAGATCGTGCTCCACCACCCTCTCCCATACACAGCGCCCTGGGACAG GTAGTTTCAGAGGTACTTTTCCTGACCACGGACTCCCCGGACCCGCCCAGAACTCCTGTGTCCTCTGACTCTCCCAGATATGTGCCGCCGCAGTCCCCTGCCCCGCCTCCCAGTGCACAGCATCCACGGGAGGTTGTAGCTCAGCtgcttcaggaggctgaag ATTCAGACGAGCAGGAGTTTAAAGATGACCCCTTACTGAAGGTCTTAAGGCAGCAGAGGAAGTGGGTGAAGGAGCAAATCGG CGAGGTGGACTCGCTGTTGGATGAATTCCAGGAAGAGTGA
- the proser3 gene encoding proline and serine-rich protein 3 isoform X6, producing the protein MKASGAALFTRKNPFPPDPPLGKTHYNPSRTKKLPKQQRKNTLSPVHLAQLSSPLLQTHSLSPEDQCFLGAANHFVLCSPPATEAQPSFLESWPSTDLGSSPANTDASPNTDTLTRDPTSGKSLVSTGGGEQEDSVLAKYIERFRHGRPQSREVRQQMSAMVGEGQQPFWWLSSSPLPSSSTPTQTTDIGLSLRKDSATTLSPVGQFRHGTTLSPCRGLLDLSAMVSSSSSCSCSVLGLSDSSHGDLGDSEILHLQEKASRLLHRSEHSLSSGSIPISSEGLGCSNFSSPVSIDEPVRRPIVTSLIDSTTVVGNLSSADLYAGTVSKPSVVGPPDPRTRPEEDILFQWRLRRKMEQASQWVQSNPQQGYTLHQHSVSCQAHKPHSPPPSHQRSPKRSEVSGADRTVRQPKAQFSSTDTSTEEPTSKHESSPPPPALSVTTEEEWAVQQRRTERTKKETLQKERSEKRTGPSCRKKKLARCHVGDRDHAERPSYADWSVSQHHTRGKDRVIPWREEPSRDWGQQERGPGVVREGCPGDRAPPPSPIHSALGQVVSEVLFLTTDSPDPPRTPVSSDSPRYVPPQSPAPPPSAQHPREVVAQLLQEAEDSDEQEFKDDPLLKVLRQQRKWVKEQIGEVDSLLDEFQEE; encoded by the exons ATGAAAGCCAG TGGTGCTGCTCTGTTCACAAGGAAGAATCCCTTCCCGCCAGACCCACCTCTGGGAAAAACCCATTACAACCCTTCACGCACCAAGAAGCTTCCAAAGCAACAGAGAAAAAAC ACCCTGAGCCCTGTTCACCTTGCCCAGCTGTCCAGCCCTCTTCTCCAGACACACTCACTGAGCCCAGAGGACCAGTGCTTCCTTGGGGCAGCCAACCACtttgtcctctgttctcctcctgcCACAGAGGCCCAGCCTAGTTTCTTAGAGTCCTGGCCCTCCACTGACCTTGGGTCCTCCCCGGCCAACACTGACGCCTCCCcgaacacagacacactgacacggGACCCAACATCGGGAAAGTCCCTGGTCTCCACTGGGGGAGGAGAGCAGGAAGATTCAGTGTTGGCAAA GTACATTGAACGCTTTCGTCACGGAAGGCCACAGAGTCGAGAGGTGCGTCAGCAGATGTCGGCAATGGTGGGAGAGGGCCAGCAGCCTTTCTGGtggctgtcctcctcccctctaccctccagTTCTACACCCACTCAAACCACTGACATAG GCCTTTCCCTTAGAAAAGACTCAGCCACCACCCTCAGTCCAGTTGGGCAGTTTCGGCATGGCACCACCCTCTCCCCATGCAGGGGACTCCTTGATCTTAGTGCCATGGTGAGTTCATCATCGTCGTGTTCATGCTCCGTTTTG GGCCTGTCAGACTCCTCTCACGGTGACCTTGGAGACTCCGAGATACTGCATCTGCAGGAGAAGGCCAGTAGACTGCTTCACAGAAG TGAGCACTCACTCAGTAGTGGATCTATTCCCATCAGCTCTGAGGGCCTGGGCTGCTCCAATTTTTCCTCCCCTGTGAGCATAGATGAGCCAGTCCGAAGGCCTATAGTTACCAGTCTTATCGACTCAACCACTG TTGTGGGGAACCTAAGCTCAGCAGACCTCTATGCTGGAACCGTGTCCAAACCGTCTGTGGTTGGTCCCCCGGACCCCCGCACACGCCCAGAGGAGGACATCCTGTTTCAGTGGCGTCTGAGGAGAAAGATGGAGCAGGCCAGTCAGTGGGTTCAGTCAAACCCACAGCAGGGTTACACCCTTCATCAGCACTCTGTGAGCTGTCAGGCTCACAAG CCCCACTCCCCTCCACCCAGCCACCAGAGGAGCCCAAAGAGGAGTGAGGTCTCTGGGGCCGACCGGACCGTCAGGCAGCCCAAAGCCCAGTTCAGCTCCACAGACACCTCCACTGAGGAGCCCACTAGTAAACATGAGTCCTCTCCACCACCGCCCGCCTTGTCTGTGACCACAGAGGAAGAGTGGGCAGTTCAACAGAGGAGAACCGAGAGGACAAAAAAGGAGACACTACAGAAGGAGAGGAGTGAGAAGCGGACAGGGCCGTCCTGCAGAAAGAAGAAATTAGCCAG GTGTCACGTTGGTGACAGGGACCATGCTGAGAGGCCCAGCTATGCAGATTGGAGTGTGAGCCAACACCACACCAGAGGTAAAGACCGGGTCATCCCATGGAGGGAGGAGCCCAGCAGAGACTGGGGGCAACAGGAAAGGGGGCCGGGGGTAGTGAGAGAGGGCTGCCCTGGAGATCGTGCTCCACCACCCTCTCCCATACACAGCGCCCTGGGACAG GTAGTTTCAGAGGTACTTTTCCTGACCACGGACTCCCCGGACCCGCCCAGAACTCCTGTGTCCTCTGACTCTCCCAGATATGTGCCGCCGCAGTCCCCTGCCCCGCCTCCCAGTGCACAGCATCCACGGGAGGTTGTAGCTCAGCtgcttcaggaggctgaag ATTCAGACGAGCAGGAGTTTAAAGATGACCCCTTACTGAAGGTCTTAAGGCAGCAGAGGAAGTGGGTGAAGGAGCAAATCGG CGAGGTGGACTCGCTGTTGGATGAATTCCAGGAAGAGTGA
- the proser3 gene encoding proline and serine-rich protein 3 isoform X2 gives MKASGAALFTRKNPFPPDPPLGKTHYNPSRTKKLPKQQRKNTLSPVHLAQLSSPLLQTHSLSPEDQCFLGAANHFVLCSPPATEAQPSFLESWPSTDLGSSPANTDASPNTDTLTRDPTSGKSLVSTGGGEQEDSVLAKYIERFRHGRPQSREVRQQMSAMVGEGQQPFWWLSSSPLPSSSTPTQTTDIGLSLRKDSATTLSPVGQFRHGTTLSPCRGLLDLSAMGLSDSSHGDLGDSEILHLQEKASRLLHRSEHSLSSGSIPISSEGLGCSNFSSPVSIDEPVRRPIVTSLIDSTTVVGNLSSADLYAGTVSKPSVVGPPDPRTRPEEDILFQWRLRRKMEQASQWVQSNPQQGYTLHQHSVSCQAHKVQRNPLPAYSSHRVAPSLPITSPTVSKLHPDAPVRPHMHLLCDILSCTAQPHSPPPSHQRSPKRSEVSGADRTVRQPKAQFSSTDTSTEEPTSKHESSPPPPALSVTTEEEWAVQQRRTERTKKETLQKERSEKRTGPSCRKKKLARCHVGDRDHAERPSYADWSVSQHHTRGKDRVIPWREEPSRDWGQQERGPGVVREGCPGDRAPPPSPIHSALGQVVSEVLFLTTDSPDPPRTPVSSDSPRYVPPQSPAPPPSAQHPREVVAQLLQEAEDSDEQEFKDDPLLKVLRQQRKWVKEQIGEVDSLLDEFQEE, from the exons ATGAAAGCCAG TGGTGCTGCTCTGTTCACAAGGAAGAATCCCTTCCCGCCAGACCCACCTCTGGGAAAAACCCATTACAACCCTTCACGCACCAAGAAGCTTCCAAAGCAACAGAGAAAAAAC ACCCTGAGCCCTGTTCACCTTGCCCAGCTGTCCAGCCCTCTTCTCCAGACACACTCACTGAGCCCAGAGGACCAGTGCTTCCTTGGGGCAGCCAACCACtttgtcctctgttctcctcctgcCACAGAGGCCCAGCCTAGTTTCTTAGAGTCCTGGCCCTCCACTGACCTTGGGTCCTCCCCGGCCAACACTGACGCCTCCCcgaacacagacacactgacacggGACCCAACATCGGGAAAGTCCCTGGTCTCCACTGGGGGAGGAGAGCAGGAAGATTCAGTGTTGGCAAA GTACATTGAACGCTTTCGTCACGGAAGGCCACAGAGTCGAGAGGTGCGTCAGCAGATGTCGGCAATGGTGGGAGAGGGCCAGCAGCCTTTCTGGtggctgtcctcctcccctctaccctccagTTCTACACCCACTCAAACCACTGACATAG GCCTTTCCCTTAGAAAAGACTCAGCCACCACCCTCAGTCCAGTTGGGCAGTTTCGGCATGGCACCACCCTCTCCCCATGCAGGGGACTCCTTGATCTTAGTGCCATG GGCCTGTCAGACTCCTCTCACGGTGACCTTGGAGACTCCGAGATACTGCATCTGCAGGAGAAGGCCAGTAGACTGCTTCACAGAAG TGAGCACTCACTCAGTAGTGGATCTATTCCCATCAGCTCTGAGGGCCTGGGCTGCTCCAATTTTTCCTCCCCTGTGAGCATAGATGAGCCAGTCCGAAGGCCTATAGTTACCAGTCTTATCGACTCAACCACTG TTGTGGGGAACCTAAGCTCAGCAGACCTCTATGCTGGAACCGTGTCCAAACCGTCTGTGGTTGGTCCCCCGGACCCCCGCACACGCCCAGAGGAGGACATCCTGTTTCAGTGGCGTCTGAGGAGAAAGATGGAGCAGGCCAGTCAGTGGGTTCAGTCAAACCCACAGCAGGGTTACACCCTTCATCAGCACTCTGTGAGCTGTCAGGCTCACAAG GTACAGCGGAATCCTCTCCCTGCCTATTCCTCTCATAGAgttgccccctccctccccatcaccAGCCCCACCGTCTCTAAGTTGCATCCGGATGCCCCTGTCCGTCCCCACATGCACCTCCTCTGTGACATCCTTTCTTGTACCGCTCAGCCCCACTCCCCTCCACCCAGCCACCAGAGGAGCCCAAAGAGGAGTGAGGTCTCTGGGGCCGACCGGACCGTCAGGCAGCCCAAAGCCCAGTTCAGCTCCACAGACACCTCCACTGAGGAGCCCACTAGTAAACATGAGTCCTCTCCACCACCGCCCGCCTTGTCTGTGACCACAGAGGAAGAGTGGGCAGTTCAACAGAGGAGAACCGAGAGGACAAAAAAGGAGACACTACAGAAGGAGAGGAGTGAGAAGCGGACAGGGCCGTCCTGCAGAAAGAAGAAATTAGCCAG GTGTCACGTTGGTGACAGGGACCATGCTGAGAGGCCCAGCTATGCAGATTGGAGTGTGAGCCAACACCACACCAGAGGTAAAGACCGGGTCATCCCATGGAGGGAGGAGCCCAGCAGAGACTGGGGGCAACAGGAAAGGGGGCCGGGGGTAGTGAGAGAGGGCTGCCCTGGAGATCGTGCTCCACCACCCTCTCCCATACACAGCGCCCTGGGACAG GTAGTTTCAGAGGTACTTTTCCTGACCACGGACTCCCCGGACCCGCCCAGAACTCCTGTGTCCTCTGACTCTCCCAGATATGTGCCGCCGCAGTCCCCTGCCCCGCCTCCCAGTGCACAGCATCCACGGGAGGTTGTAGCTCAGCtgcttcaggaggctgaag ATTCAGACGAGCAGGAGTTTAAAGATGACCCCTTACTGAAGGTCTTAAGGCAGCAGAGGAAGTGGGTGAAGGAGCAAATCGG CGAGGTGGACTCGCTGTTGGATGAATTCCAGGAAGAGTGA